A genomic segment from Nicotiana tabacum cultivar K326 chromosome 7, ASM71507v2, whole genome shotgun sequence encodes:
- the LOC142162230 gene encoding secreted RxLR effector protein 161-like → MDEPGSSVNQTMYRGIIGSLLYLTASRLDIVFSVGPCARFQSNPNESHLKAAKRILRYLKGTHDLVFYYPSGENFYLVRYADADYVGYLVDRKTTSNVAHFLGSCLILWGTRKQNSVPLSTVEVEYVVAASCCAQLLWITQ, encoded by the coding sequence atggatgaacctggttcctcTGTAAATCAGACCATGTATAGAGGTATCATAGGGTCACTTCTGTACCTCACAGCAAGCAGACTAGATATTGTTTTCAGTGTGGGTCCTTGTGCCAGGTTTCAATCCAATCCAAATGAATCTCATCTGAAAGCTGCtaagagaatattgagatatctcaaaggaacacaTGACCTGGTTTTCTACTATCCATCAGGAGAGAATTTTTATCTAGTTAGGTACGCAGATGCTGACTATGTCGGCTATCTGGTGGACAGGAAAACCACTTCCAACGTGGCACATTTTCTAGGTTCATGTCTGATTTTATGgggtacaagaaaacaaaactcaGTGCCCCTCTCTACTGTAGAAGTTGAATATGTGGTTGCAgcatcttgttgtgctcaactttTATGGATTACGCAATAG